The sequence TGGAGGACAGAGGGGTGTTGGTGGTCACCGTCTGGCCCTGACCCTGTTGGTGGTCTGATGATGCTGAGTGTTTATGTGGAGGTAGTGGATACTCAGaaacacacttgttgtttgttatAGGACTCCGTCgcgtctcttcctcttcctccagaTTTACCTCGTCAAACCAGCGTATCTTCTTTTTGACCGTCTTGTTGCCCTCTGCATCCTTGCCTTTCCTTCTGGTCAGTTCCACACTATCTCTGATGGACATGGTGAATTGTTTTGTGAATATTAAATGCCTGGTGTTATACATACTAGAACAAGCGTTTCCTCCCGACACTCCGTATTTGGATTGCTTTTTAAGAATTCCCTTCATACGTCGGACTTCAGTGCCTCTATGATGATCTGTGGCTGTGCTGACAGCAGCTACAGGTGTAAGAGATGGAGGTGTATCtgggtggtgtgttggtgttaTTTCCACCTGCAGGCTCTTCAGGCCTTTAGGGAAGTCAGACCTGATATTACAATGACCCAACGTCTGACTGAGAGGGTCTGTGTTCTTAGACCTCCCGGCTTTGGGCTCAGTGTTGGACCCTGCTTTGGGCTCAGTGTTGGACCCTGCTTTGGGCTCAGAGTTGGACCCCGCTTTGGGCTCAGAGTTGGACCCCGCTTTGGGCTCAGAGTTGGACCCCGCTTTGGGCTCAGAGTTGGACCCTTTGTTGAGGTTGATCATGGCATCTTCAACACTGGGTTTGCTCCTGTGTGACTGATGTTGTGTGCTTTTTGTTGGCTGAATGATGGCGGTGTCTTCTCGGGCCCCTGAGCTACTTTTAGTGTTATAACTGAGGATATGATCAAGGTTTGAGGAAGGGGCTTCACACAGAAAGTCTTTGTGGCTGCAAGTTTTCCCAGGCAGAAGGACCTGTGTAGCCGACGGTTGTTTGGAATACTTGTCCTCCTGGTTTCTCACCTGCTGCCTAAATTCTAACTTTCCCTCTGGGGTCAGACGAGAGGTGCACTCTAGCAGCGTTATGTCTGGGGTAGAAACCTTAGAGAACGCTACGACCCCTGAGACTCTGTGGTCCCCACTCGGATGACTTTCCCTTTCCTGAGAGTGTTGGTCACCGTTATCTAAACGTATTGAGGATGTATCTATAATCCCACTCAGAGTTAGCAGGTTGGGGTGACTGACACTGAGGAACGGGGACTGGGACACAGTGTTACTCTGTGATGATGATTGGTCTGTACAACTCTGCCACCCAGTGGCCTGCGAGAGCTGGTGCATTCTGCTGTTACAATCTTCGACAGACTCCTCTGTCTGCTTTGATCTGGGGAGCTGAGGGCTAGCGTCACCTTTGACCTGTTGGAGGTTACCACTTAGGAAACTCTTTGTTGGTGGACAAAAAGACAAGTCGGAGGATGGACCATTGGGGTTTTTCTGGTGATCTAACCAAGAGCTGTGGACTCTCTGTATTGTGTTGTTGTGCTTTAAGATATCCTCCATCTCCAAGCTATCCAGACTGGACAAGCTCTCTGACTCAGTGACTCGGGTCACATTATGATGCTGTAATACAGAAGAGATAGTTTTGTTGGTTGATTCATTGATATTTGGGTAAAACAATTCATACAgataaaagctattttaaaaagtaCCAAGAACCCCAGAGGATTACCCATGAAAGCATAAAAACACTTATTTTCAATGTGTTCCTCTGAGATGCATTAATTCAACAACAGAAGAGATGCATTAATTCAACAACAGAAGAGATGCATTAATTCAACAAGTGATGAATGTCATGATGGTAGGATATCCTTAACAAATGTGCAtcgctacactatatatacacaaaagtatgtggacaccccttcaaattagtggatttggctatttcagccacacccgttgctgacaggtgtataaaaatcgagcacacggccatgcaatctccatagacaaacactggcagcagaatggccttaatgaagagctcagtgactttcaacgtggcaccgtcataggatgtcacctttacaacaagtcggttcgtcaaatgtctgccctactagagctgctccggtcaactgtaagtgctgttattgtgaagtggaaatgtctaggagcaacaacggctcagccggaaagtggtaggccacacaagctcaaagtgcgggaccgccgagtgctgaagcacgtaaaaatcatctgtccccgagttccaaactgcctctggaaacaacttcagcacaagaactgttcgtcgggagcttcatgaaatggatttccatggatgagcagccgcacacaagcctaagatcaccatgctcaatgccaagcgtcggctggagtggtgtaaagctcgccgtcattggactctggagcagtggaaacgtgttctctggagtgatgaatcacacttcaccatccgGCAGTcctacggacgaatctgggtttggcggatgccaggagaacgctacctgccccaatgcatagtggtaactgtaaagtttggtggagaaggaataatggtctgggggtgtttttcagggttggggccccttagttccagtgaagggttacttaacgctacagcatacaatgacattctagatgattctgtgcttccaactttgtagcaacagtttggggaaggccctttcctgtttcagcatgacaatgccccccgtgcacaaagcgaggtccatacagaaatggtttgcggagattggtgtggaagaactggactggcctgcacagagccctgacctcaaccccatcgaacacctttgaacATTGATGAATTGGAACGGACTGTGAGCcagggcctaatcgcccaacatcagtgtccgacctcactaatactctcgtggctgaatggaaacaagtcccccgcagcaatgttccaacatctagtggaaagtcttcccagaagagaggaggctgttatagcagcaatgttccaacatctagtggaaagtcttcccagaagagaggaggctgttatagcagcaatgttccaacatctagtggaaagccttcccagaagagtggaggctgttatagcagcaatgttccaacatctagtggaaagccttcccagaagattggaggctgttatagcagcaatgttccaacatatagtggaaagccttcccagaagagtggaggctgttatagcagcaatgttccaacatatagtggaaagccttcccagaagagtggaggctgttatagcagcaatgtaccaacatctagtggaaagtcttcccagaagagaggataTTAATGCCTGTGATTTCGGAAGGAGACGTTCGACgatcaggtgtccacatacttttggtcacgtaGTGTATCTGAAGTATCTAGTGCCCCTGGGCCCACGCACAGACATCGGTAACattcctgtgtgttggtgtgcagAGGGGCCTCTGTCTGTTGATGCAGGTCCAGGCAGTAGCAGCAACAAGGCTAACATTACACTACAGGGACCTGTTTACTTTTTACCTCCACAGCAACAGAGAAGAGACGTGACCGGTTAGCTTTGCCAGAGTTTAATTCAACAAGGATTTTTGAAATGAAACAACTCATTAATATAGGCTATAAATGTAATAGAGATATGAACTGTAAGCTTCAGAAAACAATACGGGTTGTTGGCATGATTTAATAGAGATAGTTGACCCACAATGCATACCTGTGGACTGCTACAGTTCTCCTTGTCCCTCAGCTGTGTGTCCTGCAGATCGTCCCTCTCCCTCGGCTGTGTGTCCTGCAGATCGTCCCTGTCCCTCAGCTGTGTGTCCTGCAGATATTCCCTGTCCCTCAGCTGTGTGTCCTGCAGATCGTCCCTGTCCCTCAGCTGTGTGTCCTGCAGATCGTCCCTGTCCCTCGGCTGTGTGTCCTGCAGATCGTCCCTGTCCCTCAGCTGTGTGTCCTGCAGATCGTCCCTGTCCCTCAGCTGTGTGTCCTGCAGATCGTCCCTGTCCCTCAGCTGTGTGTCCTGCAGATCGTCCCTGTCCCTTAGCTGTGTGTCCTGCAGCTGGCTGAGGAATAGTAGCCTGTTCTTGAAGCTGCTGAAGGTTCTGTCCTGCATCAGTTTGCTGTAGGCCTCCAGGTCAGACAGGGCCCCCTGGTGGAGCGACGGGCTGGGTGTCGGGGGAGGTTTAGGGGATGAAGTGCAGCTCCTGTGTTTAAACCGGAGGATTGACCAGAGAAACATGCTGATGGTGATATGTAGTTGGTATAATAACGTTCATTATAAATGCCAGTAAACTATAGGGTTGCtaacctgatcccagatcagtttgtgctcttGCCAGCTCCAAATGGCAAACATGACAACGAGTGACAAAGAGTCTGTggtatgatagcacaaacagactgggactCAGGCTAGAAAATTACATGAATGAAAAGACTGGAGAAATATGCAGATGGTGACATAACGTTAAAAAAAAATAAGCCATTATTAAATGTTTATAAAGTCATTATAATAGTTTAGTGTTCATAGGGTAAtggttatacatatatatatatatatatatatatatatatatatatatatgttggaaTATTCATTTCTTACTAGTACACATAGTTTACAAGTACTATTATAACAGACATTCTGACCTGTTGGGGCTGGAAGATTGTCCGGTATAGGAACTTAAGGTCAAGGTGCCTTGTATGTGATTAAGTGCCTCCTCGATATTAAAGGTGCTCTTCCTGAAAGCTGCAATACAACCAAGATAAATGTCTGTTAATGTAACTTGTTGGTATAATTACAGTGCCgtttgaaagtattcagacaccttgactttttcccacattttgttacgttgcagacttattctaaaatggataaaaaaataaaaaataaatcctaagcaatctacacacaatacaccataatgatgaagcaaaaacagctttttcgaaatgtttgcaaatatcacatttacataagtattcagaccctttactcagtactttgttgaagcacctttggcagtgataacagcctccagtcttcttgggtatgacgctacaagcttggcacacctgtatttggggagtttctcctattcttctctgcagatcctctcaagctattttcaggtctctccagagatgttcaatcgggttagagtctgggctctggctgggccactcaaggacattcagagacttgtcccgaagccaatcctgcgttgtcttgtctatgtgcttagggtcattgttctgttggaaggtgaaccttcgccccagtctgaggtcctgagcgttctggagcaggttttcatcaaggatctctctgtactttgctctgttcatctttgcctcgatcctgactagtctcccagtccctgcctctgaaaaacaaccccacaacatgatgctgccaccaccatgcttcaccgtagggatggtgcctggtttcctccagacgtgacacttggcattcaggccaaagagttcaatcttggtttcatcagaccagagaatcttgtttctcatggtctgagagtcttttaggtgccttttggcaaactccaagcaggctgtcatgtgccttttactgaggagtggcttctgtgggactctaccatgaaggcctgattggtggagtgctgcagagatggttgtccttctggaaagttctcacatctccacagaggaactctagagctctgtcagtgaccatcaggttcttggtcacctccctgaccaaggcccttctccccctgattgctcagtttggccaggcggccagctctaggaagagtcttggtggttccaaacttgttttggtacccttccccagatctgtgcctcgacacaatcctgcctcggagctctacggacaattccttcgacctcatggcttggttgttgCTCTGACTGGCACTGTCAacggtgggaccttatatagacaggtgtgtgcctttccaaatcatgttcaatcaatagaatttaccgcaggtgaactccaatcaagttgtagaaacatggatgatgagcaatggaaacaggatgcacctgagctcaatttccagtctcaaagcgaagggtctgaatacttctgtaactaaggtattttttaaattatttttatgaattagtaaacatttctaaaaacctgttttcgctttgtcattatgtggtattgatgaggtaaaaaaaaaatgttttaatccattttagaataaggctgcaacttaaaatgtgtaaaaagtcaaaggggtctgaatattttcccaaCGCACTGTAGCGTGTGATTCTATTCAGATGTTGTTTTCTCAAGAACGCATTACAGTTAAAAACCGCAAAGAGTAAAAAGTGGAGACCAGTaattgtgtttttctgtgtgtgaaACGCAGCTTTGAGGTTGTGCGACTGACATTGTCGGCGTCTCTGTGACGGGGGAAGATGTGCCCTCTGGAAGCGTTCAGTAGCATCCTGGACTGTCTGTTTACGTTGTTGTAGGATGTTTTCTCTCAGCCTCTGTTCCTGGACGTCCCAGAGCTTCTTGCTCTCCTCCAGAACCCTGGAAAACACAGAGAATACATtacagactggtcccagatctgtttaaccatctcctctcctccagaaccCTGCATGGAAAACACAAGAGAATACATtacagactggtcccagatctgtttaaccatctcctctcctccagaaccCTGCATGGAAAACACAGAGAATACATtacagactggtcccagatctgtttaaccatctcctctcctccagaaccCTGCATGGAAAACACAAGAGAATACATtacagactggtcccagatctgtttaaccatctcctctcctccagaaccCTGCATGGAAAACACAAGAGAATACATtacagactggtcccagatctgtttaaccatctcctctcctccagaaccCTGCATGGAAAACACAGAGAATACATtacagactggtcccagatctgtttaaccatctcctctcctccagaaccCTGCATGGAAAACACAAGAGAATACATtacagactggtcccagatctgtttaaccatctcctctcctccagaaccCTGCATGGAAAACACAAGAGAATACATtacagactggtcccagatctgtttaaccatctcctctcctccagaaccCTGCATGGAAAACACAAGAGAATACATtacagactggtcccagatctgtttaaccatctcctctcctccagaaccCTGCATGGAAAACACAAGAGAATACATtacagactggtcccagatctgtttaaccatctcctctcctccagaaccCTGCATGGAAAACACAGAGAATACATtacagactggtcccagatctgtttaaccatctcctctcctccagaaccCTGCATGGAAAACACAAGAGAATACATtacagactggtcccagatctgtttaaccatctcctctcctccagaaccCTGCATGGAAAACACAGAGAATACATtacagactggtcccagatctgtttaaccatctcctctcctccagaaccCTGCATGGAAAACACAAGAGAATACATtacagactggtcccagatctgtttaaccatctcctctcctccagaaccCTGCATGGAAAACACAAGAGAATACATtacagactggtcccagatctgtttaaccatctcctctcctccagaaccCTGCATGGAAAACACAAGAGAATACATtacagactggtcccagatctgtttaaccatctcctctcctccagaaccCTGCATGGAAAACACAAGAGAATACATtacagactggtcccagatctgtttaaccatctcctctcctccagaaccCTGCATGGAAAACACAAGAGAATACATtacagactggtcccagatctgtttaaccatctcctctcctccagaaccCTGCATGGAAAACACAGAGAATACATtacagactggtcccagatctgtttaaccatctcctctcctccagaaccCTGCATGGAAAACACAAGAGAATACATtacagactggtcccagatctgtttaaccatctcctctcctccagaaccCTGCATGGAAAACACAGAGAATACATtacagactggtcccagatctgtttaaccatctcctctcctccagaaccCTGCATGGAAAACACAAGAGAATACATtacagactggtcccagatctgtttaaccatctcctctcctccagaaccCTGCATGGAAAACACAAGAGAATACATtacagactggtcccagatctgtttaaccatctcctctcctccagaaccCTGCATGGAAAACACAAGAGAATACATtacagactggtcccagatctgtttaaccatctcctctcctccagaaccCTGCATGGAAAACACAAGAGAATACATtacagactggtcccagatctgtttaaccatctcctctcctccagaaccCTGCATGGAAAACACAAGAGAATACATtacagactggtcccagatctgtttaaccatctcctctcctccagaaccCTGCATGGAAAACACAAGAGAATACATtacagactggtcccagatctgtttaaccatctcctctcctccagaaccCTGCATGGAAAACACAGAGAATACATtacagactggtcccagatctgtttaaccatctcctctcctccagaaccCTGCATGGAAAACACAAGAGAATACATtacagactggtcccagatctgtttaaccatctcctctcctccagaaccCTGCATGGAAAACACAAGAGAATACATtacagactggtcccagatctgtttaaccatctcctctcctccagaaccCTGCATGGAAAACACAAGAGAATACATtacagactggtcccagatctgtttaaccatctcctctcctccagaaccCTGCATGGAAAACACAAGAGAATACATtacagactggtcccagatctgtttaaccatctcctctcctccagaaccCTGCATGGAAAACACAAGAGAATACATtacagactggtcccagatctgtttaaccatctcctctcctccagaaccCTGCATGGAAAACACAAGAGAATACATtacagactggtcccagatctgtttaaccatctcctctcctccagaaccctggaaaacacaagagaatacattacagactggtcccagatctgtttaaccaactcctctcctccagaacCCTGCATGGAAAACACAAGAGAATACATtacagactggtcccagatctgtttaaccaactcctctcctccagaacCCTGCATGGAAAACACAGAGAATACATtacagactggtcccagatctgtttaaccatctcctctcctccagaaccCTGCATGGAAAACACAAGAGAATACATtacagactggtc comes from Salmo salar chromosome ssa20, Ssal_v3.1, whole genome shotgun sequence and encodes:
- the cep126 gene encoding uncharacterized protein cep126 isoform X1, coding for MQAVKDNLFYSTSRIGADRVFEDDRHVLVEEQKSCRARARCFSLETNRRRKVLEESKKLWDVQEQRLRENILQQRKQTVQDATERFQRAHLPPSQRRRQSFRKSTFNIEEALNHIQGTLTLSSYTGQSSSPNRSCTSSPKPPPTPSPSLHQGALSDLEAYSKLMQDRTFSSFKNRLLFLSQLQDTQLRDRDDLQDTQLRDRDDLQDTQLRDRDDLQDTQLRDRDDLQDTQPRDRDDLQDTQLRDRDDLQDTQLRDREYLQDTQLRDRDDLQDTQPRERDDLQDTQLRDKENCSSPQHHNVTRVTESESLSSLDSLEMEDILKHNNTIQRVHSSWLDHQKNPNGPSSDLSFCPPTKSFLSGNLQQVKGDASPQLPRSKQTEESVEDCNSRMHQLSQATGWQSCTDQSSSQSNTVSQSPFLSVSHPNLLTLSGIIDTSSIRLDNGDQHSQERESHPSGDHRVSGVVAFSKVSTPDITLLECTSRLTPEGKLEFRQQVRNQEDKYSKQPSATQVLLPGKTCSHKDFLCEAPSSNLDHILSYNTKSSSGAREDTAIIQPTKSTQHQSHRSKPSVEDAMINLNKGSNSEPKAGSNSEPKAGSNSEPKAGSNSEPKAGSNTEPKAGSNTEPKAGRSKNTDPLSQTLGHCNIRSDFPKGLKSLQVEITPTHHPDTPPSLTPVAAVSTATDHHRGTEVRRMKGILKKQSKYGVSGGNACSSMYNTRHLIFTKQFTMSIRDSVELTRRKGKDAEGNKTVKKKIRWFDEVNLEEEEETRRSPITNNKCVSEYPLPPHKHSASSDHQQGQGQTVTTNTPLSSTGYHFTKQAWADVRVQERGQEAKETRVEAREVKVQRGSSGRTGCPRVPRRVRSARAGMDPVSSRSRKGTVVRPLSATEASSHVARVTHGKVMVPRPPPRTETMEPNTHTRETDAVVSYTTKTPYNMDHFNDTTKTPYNMDHFNDTTKTPYNMDHFNDTTKTPYKMDHFNDTTKTPYKMDHFNDTTKTPYNMDHFNDTTKTPYKMDHFNDTTKTPYKMDHFNDTTKTPYNMDQSNSAATEAGIPVDEALCNNNTLDSFAPPQTRSHVIRADSGVISNPSKATPMSGQQNTQGEAARWGLLYHEKGLCLDRTPTDEEISQLWHGVRSALATKDGDPVTVLPQARANLSRVTINGDSLINGVKATMGDFFLSSTNARSVVRRQPQESRGSGARRRGTTGSGNRRLALPSQSQAMVLITPLYSKQDLTHQHEEYAEAEAHSEGLLADSDIVVAKETVPSQRLEPGGGHNQHQGQSITTIHSQGHQGHHQAQGHPAQGHQGHHQAQGHQAQGHQGHHQAQGHQAQGHQGHHQAQGHQAQGHQGNHQAQGHQAQGQGQVSTITTISLEEQKVLLSLNRLNHRLQYVQAFAGGNPAAKAFSRGEAPFTEEGTGAAHRKHRTVSTNNRPRTQRRF
- the cep126 gene encoding uncharacterized protein cep126 isoform X3 yields the protein MQAVKDNLFYSTSRIGADRVFEDDRHVLVEEQKSCRARARCFSLETNRRRKVLEESKKLWDVQEQRLRENILQQRKQTVQDATERFQRAHLPPSQRRRQSFRKSTFNIEEALNHIQGTLTLSSYTGQSSSPNRSCTSSPKPPPTPSPSLHQGALSDLEAYSKLMQDRTFSSFKNRLLFLSQLQDTQLRDRDDLQDTQLRDRDDLQDTQLRDRDDLQDTQLRDRDDLQDTQPRDRDDLQDTQLRDRDDLQDTQLRDREYLQDTQLRDRDDLQDTQPRERDDLQDTQLRDKENCSSPQHHNVTRVTESESLSSLDSLEMEDILKHNNTIQRVHSSWLDHQKNPNGPSSDLSFCPPTKSFLSGNLQQVKGDASPQLPRSKQTEESVEDCNSRMHQLSQATGWQSCTDQSSSQSNTVSQSPFLSVSHPNLLTLSGIIDTSSIRLDNGDQHSQERESHPSGDHRVSGVVAFSKVSTPDITLLECTSRLTPEGKLEFRQQVRNQEDKYSKQPSATQVLLPGKTCSHKDFLCEAPSSNLDHILSYNTKSSSGAREDTAIIQPTKSTQHQSHRSKPSVEDAMINLNKGSNSEPKAGSNSEPKAGSNSEPKAGSNSEPKAGSNTEPKAGSNTEPKAGRSKNTDPLSQTLGHCNIRSDFPKGLKSLQVEITPTHHPDTPPSLTPVAAVSTATDHHRGTEVRRMKGILKKQSKYGVSGGNACSSMYNTRHLIFTKQFTMSIRDSVELTRRKGKDAEGNKTVKKKIRWFDEVNLEEEEETRRSPITNNKCVSEYPLPPHKHSASSDHQQGQGQTVTTNTPLSSTGYHFTKQAWADVRVQERGQEAKETRVEAREVKVQRGSSGRTGCPRVPRRVRSARAGMDPVSSRSRKGTVVRPLSATEASSHVARVTHGKVMVPRPPPRTETMEPNTHTRETDAVVSYTTKTPYNMDHFNDTTKTPYNMDHFNDTTKTPYNMDHFNDTTKTPYKMDHFNDTTKTPYKMDHFNDTTKTPYNMDHFNDTTKTPYKMDHFNDTTKTPYKMDHFNDTTKTPYNMDQSNSAATEAGIPVDEALCNNNTLDSFAPPQTRSHVIRADSGVISNPSKATPMSGQQNTQGEAARWGLLYHEKGLCLDRTPTDEEISQLWHGVRSALATKDGDPVTVLPQARANLSRVTINGDSLINGVKATMGDFFLSSTNARSVVRRQPQESRGSGARRRGTTGSGNRRLALPSQSQAMVLITPLYSKQDLTHQHEADRRGTRCGRLLQSTIYDKDRQDAVLHINVVLRHYYVCLMSAC
- the cep126 gene encoding uncharacterized protein cep126 isoform X2 is translated as MQAVKDNLFYSTSRIGADRVFEDDRHVLVEEQKSCRARARCFSLETNRRRKVLEESKKLWDVQEQRLRENILQQRKQTVQDATERFQRAHLPPSQRRRQSFRKSTFNIEEALNHIQGTLTLSSYTGQSSSPNRSCTSSPKPPPTPSPSLHQGALSDLEAYSKLMQDRTFSSFKNRLLFLSQLQDTQLRDRDDLQDTQLRDRDDLQDTQLRDRDDLQDTQLRDRDDLQDTQPRDRDDLQDTQLRDRDDLQDTQLRDREYLQDTQLRDRDDLQDTQPRERDDLQDTQLRDKENCSSPQHHNVTRVTESESLSSLDSLEMEDILKHNNTIQRVHSSWLDHQKNPNGPSSDLSFCPPTKSFLSGNLQQVKGDASPQLPRSKQTEESVEDCNSRMHQLSQATGWQSCTDQSSSQSNTVSQSPFLSVSHPNLLTLSGIIDTSSIRLDNGDQHSQERESHPSGDHRVSGVVAFSKVSTPDITLLECTSRLTPEGKLEFRQQVRNQEDKYSKQPSATQVLLPGKTCSHKDFLCEAPSSNLDHILSYNTKSSSGAREDTAIIQPTKSTQHQSHRSKPSVEDAMINLNKGSNSEPKAGSNSEPKAGSNSEPKAGSNSEPKAGSNTEPKAGSNTEPKAGRSKNTDPLSQTLGHCNIRSDFPKGLKSLQVEITPTHHPDTPPSLTPVAAVSTATDHHRGTEVRRMKGILKKQSKYGVSGGNACSSMYNTRHLIFTKQFTMSIRDSVELTRRKGKDAEGNKTVKKKIRWFDEVNLEEEEETRRSPITNNKCVSEYPLPPHKHSASSDHQQGQGQTVTTNTPLSSTGYHFTKQAWADVRVQERGQEAKETRVEAREVKVQRGSSGRTGCPRVPRRVRSARAGMDPVSSRSRKGTVVRPLSATEASSHVARVTHGKVMVPRPPPRTETMEPNTHTRETDAVVSYTTKTPYNMDHFNDTTKTPYNMDHFNDTTKTPYNMDHFNDTTKTPYKMDHFNDTTKTPYKMDHFNDTTKTPYNMDQSNSAATEAGIPVDEALCNNNTLDSFAPPQTRSHVIRADSGVISNPSKATPMSGQQNTQGEAARWGLLYHEKGLCLDRTPTDEEISQLWHGVRSALATKDGDPVTVLPQARANLSRVTINGDSLINGVKATMGDFFLSSTNARSVVRRQPQESRGSGARRRGTTGSGNRRLALPSQSQAMVLITPLYSKQDLTHQHEEYAEAEAHSEGLLADSDIVVAKETVPSQRLEPGGGHNQHQGQSITTIHSQGHQGHHQAQGHPAQGHQGHHQAQGHQAQGHQGHHQAQGHQAQGHQGHHQAQGHQAQGHQGNHQAQGHQAQGQGQVSTITTISLEEQKVLLSLNRLNHRLQYVQAFAGGNPAAKAFSRGEAPFTEEGTGAAHRKHRTVSTNNRPRTQRRF